One candidate division TA06 bacterium DNA window includes the following coding sequences:
- a CDS encoding FtsW/RodA/SpoVE family cell cycle protein, which produces MSYRKGDIDHLLLVAVLLLAGYGFVMSFSVSDYLISGNSALFRPRDFKQPAALAQKISQSRDGVSSLIKDRLPAATLYLLGHYGSLKKVDADSLKNILSEALNPVLQGGAIYDAQTFKDVRLSRAAVGLLAQNPEGEELVKLNRVLLQSAFPQDIRGRSFYYRLGIFKGTLWRFLLAAVIFIATYKINYRKLRPLIGPAFIIILVILYITPFAGRAVRGAKSWFLGVQPAEFAKLFLVLFLADFMARRGERMKSLKQGFLPAIICIGLVCLAVLMQPDFGSALVIAILGLLMIYFGGVNQPAWFSVLGLGLVGFAGLAVKYSHVKSRLAGFWWASQSSDALDTLFQLSGPDFQTAVSSQYQRMLGHIPPSPEMGVFKNALSQTYQSLLGIGSGGLLGVGMGQSRQKLLFLPEAHTDFIYSIIAEEGGLLVAGAILILFWIIFWRGIKISRQMPEAFESYLMLGLSLVIFIQAAVNIMVAIGLFPITGIPLPFLSFGGSALVVNGAAAGLMLNLSRYRADRPGGSYEWRKDETFDSRRRNRRASLSRAGGSR; this is translated from the coding sequence ATGAGTTACCGTAAGGGCGATATAGACCACCTGTTGCTGGTGGCGGTTTTACTGCTGGCCGGATACGGTTTTGTGATGAGTTTCAGCGTCAGTGATTATCTGATCTCAGGCAATTCCGCCCTGTTCCGTCCCCGCGATTTTAAGCAGCCGGCCGCTCTGGCCCAAAAGATAAGCCAGAGCCGGGACGGCGTATCTTCTCTGATCAAGGACCGGCTTCCGGCTGCGACCCTTTATCTGCTGGGGCATTACGGCAGCCTGAAAAAGGTCGATGCCGACAGTTTGAAGAATATCTTGTCCGAGGCGCTTAACCCGGTTTTGCAGGGAGGGGCGATTTACGACGCCCAGACATTCAAAGATGTCAGGCTTTCCAGAGCCGCAGTTGGACTGCTGGCCCAGAACCCCGAGGGCGAGGAACTGGTAAAGCTGAACCGGGTGCTGCTGCAGTCGGCCTTTCCCCAGGATATCCGGGGCCGGTCGTTCTATTACCGGCTGGGGATATTTAAGGGAACGCTCTGGCGCTTTCTGCTGGCAGCGGTTATCTTCATCGCCACCTATAAGATCAACTACCGCAAACTACGGCCCCTGATCGGGCCTGCTTTCATAATTATACTGGTGATACTATACATCACTCCTTTCGCGGGCCGGGCAGTGCGGGGGGCCAAGAGCTGGTTTCTGGGGGTTCAGCCGGCCGAGTTTGCCAAACTTTTCCTAGTGCTGTTTTTGGCCGATTTCATGGCCCGGCGTGGAGAGCGGATGAAAAGCCTAAAGCAGGGATTTTTACCGGCTATAATTTGTATCGGTCTGGTTTGCCTAGCGGTGTTGATGCAACCCGATTTCGGCAGCGCTTTGGTGATCGCCATATTGGGATTATTAATGATCTATTTTGGAGGAGTGAACCAGCCGGCTTGGTTTTCGGTGTTGGGGCTGGGGCTGGTAGGTTTTGCGGGCCTGGCGGTAAAATATAGTCACGTCAAAAGCCGGCTGGCAGGATTTTGGTGGGCTTCCCAAAGTTCCGATGCACTAGATACTCTGTTCCAACTGTCCGGCCCCGATTTTCAAACGGCGGTGTCATCCCAATACCAAAGAATGCTGGGGCATATTCCCCCGTCCCCGGAAATGGGCGTATTCAAGAATGCGCTCAGCCAAACATACCAGTCGCTTCTGGGCATCGGGTCGGGGGGGCTGCTGGGAGTGGGGATGGGGCAGAGCCGGCAAAAACTGCTTTTTTTGCCGGAAGCCCACACCGATTTCATATATTCCATCATTGCCGAGGAGGGCGGATTGCTGGTGGCAGGGGCCATTCTGATACTGTTCTGGATCATTTTTTGGCGGGGGATAAAAATATCCCGGCAGATGCCGGAGGCCTTCGAATCTTACCTGATGCTGGGTCTGAGCTTGGTGATTTTCATCCAGGCCGCGGTCAACATCATGGTGGCAATAGGGCTTTTTCCCATCACCGGAATACCGCTGCCGTTCCTGAGTTTCGGGGGCTCGGCCCTGGTGGTCAACGGGGCGGCGGCCGGCCTGATGCTGAACCTGTCGCGCTACCGGGCCGACCGGCCCGGCGGGTCTTATGAATGGAGGAAGGATGAGACTTTTGATAGCCGGCGGCGGAACCGGCGGGCATCTTTATCCCGGGCTGGCGGTAGCCGCTGA
- the murG gene encoding undecaprenyldiphospho-muramoylpentapeptide beta-N-acetylglucosaminyltransferase: MRLLIAGGGTGGHLYPGLAVAAEFVKLDLGNKAGFIGTRKGIEARVLPETGYSLEFISIGGFLGKSFWQKITFLFWFCVSVVQSLFYMVRERPEVVLGTGGYVSAPPALAAWLLRIPVSLLALDVMPSQAVRFLSRFADEIYGGFPECPLYLNKKTKVFFTGNPIRQDMGNISKEQGIKEYGLEAGKKTILIFGGSQGAHSINLTVLDSLDHLSRSGHLNDIQIIFQTGQRDHGLVTKKCQNSKTLIQVLAYIDKMPQAMAAADLVISRAGAGVSETLACGLPSILIPFPYAASNHQEYNARSLEKAGAAEMILDRELTGQILAQKITRILFDEKKYRTMAEAAKNLARPGAAKEIAERIFKSS; encoded by the coding sequence ATGAGACTTTTGATAGCCGGCGGCGGAACCGGCGGGCATCTTTATCCCGGGCTGGCGGTAGCCGCTGAGTTCGTCAAACTAGATCTCGGCAACAAGGCCGGTTTCATCGGCACCAGAAAAGGGATCGAGGCCAGAGTGCTGCCGGAAACAGGTTACTCCCTGGAATTCATCTCCATCGGCGGGTTCCTGGGAAAATCGTTCTGGCAAAAAATAACTTTCCTATTCTGGTTCTGCGTTTCGGTGGTGCAGTCGCTCTTTTATATGGTCAGAGAAAGGCCGGAAGTAGTTCTGGGAACCGGGGGATATGTCTCGGCTCCGCCGGCGCTGGCCGCCTGGCTGCTAAGGATCCCGGTATCCCTGCTGGCGCTGGACGTGATGCCCAGCCAAGCCGTAAGGTTTTTATCCCGGTTTGCCGATGAAATATACGGCGGCTTCCCCGAGTGCCCGCTGTATCTGAATAAGAAGACGAAAGTGTTCTTTACCGGGAATCCTATCCGCCAGGATATGGGGAATATTTCGAAAGAACAAGGGATCAAAGAATACGGCCTGGAAGCCGGTAAAAAGACCATACTTATTTTCGGGGGCAGCCAGGGAGCCCACAGCATCAACCTGACAGTATTAGACTCCCTGGATCACCTGAGCCGGTCAGGGCATTTGAATGACATTCAGATCATATTTCAAACCGGTCAACGGGATCACGGCCTGGTGACTAAGAAATGTCAAAACTCAAAAACATTGATCCAGGTGCTGGCCTACATAGACAAGATGCCCCAGGCCATGGCCGCCGCCGACCTGGTGATCAGCCGGGCCGGGGCCGGAGTCTCGGAAACACTGGCCTGCGGACTGCCTTCGATACTGATCCCCTTTCCCTACGCCGCCAGCAATCATCAGGAATACAACGCCCGCAGCCTGGAAAAAGCCGGAGCGGCGGAGATGATCCTGGACCGCGAACTGACCGGACAAATTTTAGCGCAAAAAATCACGAGGATCCTGTTCGACGAAAAAAAATACCGGACAATGGCTGAAGCCGCGAAAAATTTGGCCCGGCCGGGAGCAGCTAAGGAAATCGCCGAAAGAATATTCAAATCATCGTAA
- a CDS encoding UDP-N-acetylmuramate--L-alanine ligase yields MFGKIKKIHFVGIGGIGMSGIAEVLLNLGYQVSGSDLKLSEVTERLQTIGARIAEGHRPENLGQVEVVVISSAVHDDNSEVRAARDRKIPVIRRAEMLAELMRMKYGIGVAGTHGKTTTTSMIGQVLTKAGMDPTLVIGGKVKTFGSNAKLGAGQYLVAEADEFDRSFLKLSPTLAVITTIEAEHLDCYKDLDGIKNAFVEFANKVPFYGAIVACLDEKGVQAILPRLEKRCITYGFSPQAELKARDVKFKGMETSFTAFNGRAEFGQIKLKLPGMHNVKNSLAAVAVGLDLEIPFSVIAQALYEFSGVYRRFEIKGQKNDILVIDDYGHHPTEIEATLKAAKDAFGRRVIAVFQPHLYSRTRDFYKEFGSAFYQADLLIVTGIYPAREQPIEGVSGKLVADAARELGHHHVQYVEQSSQLIAELKRLARPGDIIITLGAGDIYQAGEEFLNG; encoded by the coding sequence ATGTTCGGGAAAATCAAAAAAATCCATTTTGTGGGAATCGGCGGGATCGGGATGAGCGGCATCGCCGAGGTGCTTCTAAACCTGGGCTACCAGGTTTCCGGCTCGGACCTGAAGCTTTCCGAGGTCACCGAGCGCCTTCAGACAATAGGGGCCAGGATCGCCGAGGGGCATCGCCCGGAAAATCTGGGCCAGGTGGAGGTGGTGGTCATCTCTTCGGCGGTTCACGACGACAACTCCGAGGTCCGGGCGGCCCGGGACCGAAAGATCCCGGTGATCCGCCGGGCCGAGATGCTGGCCGAGCTGATGCGGATGAAATACGGCATCGGGGTGGCCGGCACCCACGGCAAGACCACCACCACCTCCATGATCGGGCAGGTGCTGACCAAGGCCGGGATGGACCCCACCCTGGTGATAGGCGGCAAGGTTAAGACCTTCGGCAGCAACGCCAAGCTGGGGGCCGGACAATACCTGGTGGCCGAGGCCGACGAGTTTGATCGTTCGTTCTTAAAACTTTCTCCCACCCTGGCGGTGATCACCACCATCGAGGCCGAGCATCTGGACTGTTACAAGGACCTGGACGGGATCAAGAACGCCTTCGTGGAATTCGCCAATAAGGTCCCGTTCTACGGGGCCATCGTGGCCTGCCTGGACGAAAAGGGTGTCCAAGCCATCCTGCCCCGGCTGGAGAAGCGCTGCATCACCTACGGCTTTTCGCCCCAGGCCGAGCTCAAGGCCAGGGACGTCAAATTCAAAGGAATGGAGACATCCTTCACCGCTTTCAACGGACGGGCGGAGTTCGGGCAGATCAAACTGAAACTGCCGGGGATGCACAATGTCAAGAACTCCCTGGCGGCAGTGGCGGTGGGTCTGGACCTGGAGATACCGTTCAGCGTCATCGCCCAGGCCCTGTACGAGTTCAGCGGGGTCTACCGGCGGTTCGAGATCAAGGGACAGAAGAATGATATCCTGGTCATAGACGACTACGGGCACCATCCCACCGAGATCGAGGCCACCCTCAAGGCCGCCAAGGACGCCTTCGGCCGCCGGGTGATCGCGGTCTTTCAGCCCCATCTCTACAGCCGCACCCGCGATTTTTACAAGGAATTCGGTTCGGCCTTTTACCAGGCAGATCTCTTGATAGTCACCGGGATCTATCCGGCCCGGGAGCAGCCGATCGAGGGGGTCAGCGGTAAATTAGTGGCCGACGCCGCCAGGGAGCTGGGCCACCACCATGTTCAGTACGTAGAACAAAGCTCACAATTGATCGCCGAGCTAAAAAGACTGGCCCGGCCCGGCGACATAATTATAACTCTGGGAGCCGGCGACATCTACCAGGCCGGGGAGGAATTTTTAAATGGTTAA
- the murB gene encoding UDP-N-acetylmuramate dehydrogenase gives MVKESKILDLPQGLAGEYLFNEPLKGHTSFRIGGPAELVAVPGNEEALSQLLARIRRNKLDYYVLGNGSNLLAGDKGYKGVVIKIAKDFRKLSREGNRLKVESGYPLPALVDYCAKAGLAGLEWAVGVPGSLGGALVMNAGAYGGQMADVVKKVWGLTAEGKKKVLSPKQIKFSYRQAHYPKGFVITGAGLELKPGSRRKIEKAMSLYLSKRKRNQPLSLPSAGCIFKNPEGDSAKRLIAVAGMKGKKLGGAAVSVKHANFIVNQGGATAAEVLALIKKIQSQTHQRLGIRLVPEVKILGK, from the coding sequence ATGGTTAAAGAATCAAAGATACTCGATCTCCCCCAGGGCCTGGCCGGAGAATACCTTTTCAACGAGCCGCTTAAGGGGCACACCTCGTTCCGGATCGGCGGGCCGGCCGAATTGGTGGCGGTTCCCGGGAACGAGGAAGCCCTGTCCCAACTGCTGGCCAGGATCAGGAGGAACAAGCTTGATTATTACGTGCTGGGTAACGGTTCCAACCTGCTGGCCGGCGACAAGGGATATAAAGGGGTGGTTATCAAGATCGCCAAGGACTTCAGGAAACTGTCCCGTGAAGGAAACCGGCTGAAGGTGGAGAGCGGATATCCCCTGCCGGCCCTGGTCGACTACTGCGCTAAAGCAGGGCTGGCCGGCCTGGAGTGGGCGGTGGGGGTCCCGGGTTCCCTGGGCGGGGCCCTGGTGATGAACGCCGGGGCCTATGGGGGACAGATGGCCGATGTGGTAAAAAAGGTCTGGGGACTGACTGCGGAAGGCAAGAAGAAGGTGCTGTCCCCGAAACAGATAAAATTCTCGTACCGCCAGGCCCATTATCCCAAGGGATTCGTGATCACCGGGGCCGGACTGGAGCTGAAGCCGGGGTCACGGCGGAAAATCGAAAAAGCCATGTCGCTGTATCTTTCCAAGCGCAAGCGCAACCAACCGCTCAGCCTGCCATCGGCCGGGTGCATCTTCAAGAACCCGGAAGGCGATTCGGCCAAGAGGCTGATCGCGGTGGCCGGTATGAAAGGCAAAAAACTGGGCGGGGCGGCGGTCTCGGTCAAGCACGCCAATTTCATCGTCAACCAGGGAGGGGCCACGGCGGCCGAAGTTCTGGCCCTGATAAAAAAGATTCAAAGCCAGACCCACCAAAGATTGGGCATTAGGCTGGTTCCCGAGGTCAAGATTCTGGGGAAATAA
- a CDS encoding FtsQ-type POTRA domain-containing protein, with protein MKYHFDRGQAGRVRRREGRKKRVRLFAVLLILTTFGFGLSAGWTWVLKKGALKITAIEVYGQRLVPIQGITGAAAAYLGRPFWRVDEKEITKRLTQKYPAFKKVSVTAWPWGTLRLKVEERQAVAVLESDTLMAMDEEGVVFPDSFSGHLPRLRILGTTQPGRRRAINLITAAANLGREALVDPSDEENIKLRLSDRTLVHFGNGNFKDKYSRLEEVIKIQNNNGLKAAEIDLRFKDQAVISGQVAQNQAGQP; from the coding sequence ATGAAGTATCATTTTGACAGAGGGCAGGCCGGAAGGGTCAGAAGACGGGAGGGACGTAAAAAACGTGTCCGGCTTTTTGCGGTACTGCTGATTTTGACCACTTTTGGTTTTGGCTTGAGTGCCGGATGGACCTGGGTCTTAAAAAAGGGAGCCTTGAAGATCACAGCCATAGAAGTTTACGGACAGCGTCTGGTTCCCATCCAGGGAATAACCGGAGCGGCCGCAGCTTATCTGGGACGGCCTTTTTGGAGGGTAGATGAAAAAGAGATCACTAAAAGACTGACCCAAAAATATCCGGCTTTCAAAAAAGTCTCGGTGACAGCCTGGCCCTGGGGAACTCTCCGGCTGAAAGTGGAAGAGCGCCAGGCCGTAGCAGTGCTGGAATCAGACACCCTGATGGCCATGGACGAAGAAGGCGTGGTATTTCCCGACAGTTTCTCAGGCCACCTGCCCCGCCTGAGGATTTTGGGCACCACCCAGCCGGGCCGGCGCCGGGCCATCAATCTTATAACTGCCGCTGCCAACCTGGGCCGGGAAGCCTTAGTGGATCCAAGCGATGAAGAAAACATTAAACTGCGCCTGTCGGACAGGACGTTGGTTCATTTCGGCAACGGAAATTTCAAGGATAAATATTCCCGGCTGGAGGAGGTCATCAAGATCCAGAATAACAACGGCCTTAAAGCAGCGGAGATAGATTTGAGGTTTAAAGACCAGGCGGTAATATCAGGCCAGGTGGCCCAAAATCAGGCGGGACAGCCGTAA
- the ftsA gene encoding cell division protein FtsA, protein MANTIVGLDLGTTKIACIIAEVDRDELKIVGVGTCNSTEGLRRGVVVNLEKTAKAIEKAVSGAEQMAGIKVDSVYAGIAGDHIRSINSRGVIAVARGSQEITQSDVDRVIDAAQAVYIPMDREMLHVIPQGFIVDTQRGIKDPIGMSGVRLEAEVHIVTGAVTSAENVYKSVKRAGLKVNDLVLQPLASSYAVLTPDEKALGVALLDIGGGTTDIALFYEDAICHTAVIGLGGHNLTNDIAIGLKTPYDQAEQIKQKYGCATIGEVKEDEMIAVSGVAGREERTISRQVLAQIIEPRMEEIFSLAHREIKRAEAGETIGAGIVLTGGTAKLAGAAVLAEQVFNQPVRVGEPKGLGGITDLVRDPKYATAVGLVLYGYEKRFKKDGPGIDESHLFEAILGKMKSWFSDLFNG, encoded by the coding sequence ATGGCGAACACCATAGTGGGATTGGACCTGGGGACCACTAAAATTGCCTGCATCATTGCCGAGGTGGACCGGGACGAATTGAAGATAGTGGGGGTGGGAACCTGCAACTCCACCGAAGGCCTGCGCCGGGGGGTGGTGGTCAATCTGGAAAAGACGGCCAAGGCCATCGAAAAGGCGGTTTCCGGCGCCGAGCAGATGGCCGGGATCAAGGTGGATTCGGTTTACGCCGGCATTGCCGGGGACCACATCCGCTCCATCAACTCCCGGGGAGTGATCGCAGTGGCCCGGGGCAGCCAGGAGATAACCCAGTCCGACGTGGACCGGGTGATCGACGCGGCCCAGGCAGTCTATATCCCCATGGACCGGGAGATGCTGCACGTCATTCCCCAGGGCTTCATAGTGGACACCCAGCGGGGCATCAAGGATCCCATCGGGATGTCCGGGGTGCGGCTGGAGGCGGAAGTCCACATCGTCACCGGGGCGGTGACCTCGGCCGAGAACGTTTACAAAAGCGTCAAGCGGGCCGGCCTCAAGGTCAACGATCTGGTGCTGCAGCCCCTGGCTTCCAGCTACGCGGTGCTGACCCCCGATGAAAAGGCCCTGGGGGTGGCCCTGCTGGACATCGGCGGCGGAACCACCGACATCGCGCTGTTTTACGAGGACGCCATCTGCCACACCGCGGTGATCGGGCTGGGCGGGCACAACCTGACCAACGACATCGCCATCGGCTTAAAAACCCCTTACGACCAGGCCGAACAGATCAAGCAAAAATACGGCTGCGCCACTATCGGCGAGGTCAAGGAAGACGAGATGATAGCGGTCTCCGGGGTGGCCGGGCGCGAGGAGCGGACCATCTCCCGCCAGGTGCTGGCCCAGATCATCGAGCCCCGGATGGAGGAGATCTTCAGCCTGGCCCACCGCGAAATCAAGCGGGCCGAGGCCGGCGAGACCATCGGGGCCGGCATCGTGCTGACCGGAGGCACCGCCAAGCTGGCCGGGGCCGCGGTACTGGCCGAACAGGTGTTCAACCAGCCGGTGAGGGTGGGCGAGCCCAAGGGGCTGGGCGGGATCACCGATCTGGTGCGAGATCCCAAATACGCCACGGCGGTGGGACTGGTGCTTTACGGCTACGAGAAGCGCTTCAAAAAGGACGGGCCGGGCATTGACGAGTCCCACCTGTTCGAGGCCATATTGGGCAAGATGAAGAGCTGGTTCTCAGACCTGTTCAACGGGTAA
- the ftsZ gene encoding cell division protein FtsZ produces the protein MLEFEEEVSTGECFIKVVGVGGAGGNAINRMAEAGLKGVDFVAVNTDMQVLNKSLAQQTVQIGTKLTRGLGSGGNPEIGRRAFEEDKERISEVLKGTDMLFVAAGMGGGTGTGAAPLVAQLAREMQVLTVGVVTKPFEWEGRQRLLQAEEGIRELKENVDTLIVIPNQRVLAVVGKQAKLTESFKLIDDVLLKAVRGISDLVTVPGVVNVDFADVRAVMLERGDALMGVGVAQGENRAIVAAQEAIHNTLLEGISIRGAKAVLLNISAGDDLTMCEIDEAAKEIRQEAGESANLIFGTVIDETSNGSITITVIATGLGNPASKLEKEIPDANRIDFNQIFRKDNAAKSSFQRKEQTQTVVNKGRVDVVKQDDLEIPTYMRRLMD, from the coding sequence ATGTTGGAATTCGAAGAAGAAGTCAGTACCGGCGAATGCTTCATCAAGGTGGTGGGGGTGGGCGGGGCCGGCGGCAACGCCATCAACCGGATGGCCGAGGCCGGGCTTAAGGGGGTGGATTTCGTGGCGGTCAACACCGACATGCAGGTACTGAACAAATCCCTGGCCCAACAGACCGTGCAGATCGGCACCAAGCTGACCAGGGGCCTGGGCTCGGGCGGGAACCCCGAGATCGGGCGTCGGGCCTTTGAAGAGGACAAGGAGAGGATCTCCGAGGTGCTGAAGGGCACCGATATGCTGTTCGTGGCCGCCGGGATGGGCGGGGGCACCGGCACCGGAGCCGCTCCCCTGGTGGCCCAGCTGGCCCGGGAGATGCAGGTCCTGACGGTGGGCGTGGTCACCAAGCCGTTTGAGTGGGAAGGCCGCCAGCGCCTGCTGCAGGCCGAGGAAGGGATCCGGGAGCTCAAGGAAAACGTGGACACCCTGATCGTCATCCCCAATCAGAGAGTGCTGGCGGTGGTGGGCAAACAGGCCAAGCTGACCGAGTCCTTCAAGCTCATCGACGACGTCCTGCTCAAGGCGGTCCGGGGCATCTCCGACCTGGTCACGGTGCCGGGAGTAGTCAACGTGGACTTTGCCGACGTCCGGGCGGTGATGCTGGAGCGGGGCGACGCCTTGATGGGAGTGGGCGTGGCCCAGGGCGAGAACCGGGCCATTGTGGCCGCCCAGGAAGCCATCCACAACACGCTGTTGGAGGGAATTTCTATCAGGGGAGCCAAGGCGGTGCTGCTTAACATCTCGGCCGGCGACGACCTGACCATGTGCGAAATTGACGAGGCGGCCAAGGAGATCCGCCAGGAAGCCGGCGAGAGCGCCAACCTGATCTTCGGCACTGTGATAGACGAAACTTCCAACGGCAGCATCACCATCACCGTGATAGCCACCGGGCTGGGCAACCCCGCCAGCAAGTTGGAGAAGGAAATCCCGGACGCCAACCGGATTGACTTCAACCAGATCTTCCGCAAGGACAACGCTGCCAAATCCAGCTTCCAGCGCAAGGAACAAACCCAGACCGTGGTAAACAAGGGGAGGGTTGACGTGGTAAAACAGGACGACCTGGAGATCCCAACCTATATGCGGAGATTGATGGACTGA
- a CDS encoding helix-hairpin-helix domain-containing protein: protein MKKTTLCILALMISSSCFAAFEETDTDARNLGMGGAGVALGDYLSAGMENPALPCFAPVQTASSGTAIPFGMIDLTAASAQAGYQKNKLGLAAGFGTMGSTLYRENVLKTAVSFRPFKQAGFGLGLSGYNLSIQCYSSANALGLDLGVIGTPLENLTLGAAAKNINRPRIGSSGQEIAQWLDWGVSYILLNQLTYAFQVQSQRGYNSQLRFGQEYRYSKHLALRAGFSSQPSSFSFGLGLFMKKIRLDYAVKTHSTLGLGHCLTVCYVLKQTAWPEEISRAASDSAPKIIVLRLDINTAPAKELEILPGIGSRTAEQIAAWRDSAGAFVHLDDLANIKGISRRTLENIEPFVNLKFKPYQPAAKVNLNTADQKTLEALPGIGPSTASDIIEYRTAHGLFKQVEDIMNIKGIGRKTFEKIKELITAE from the coding sequence ATGAAAAAAACAACCCTCTGCATTTTGGCGCTGATGATCTCCTCATCCTGCTTTGCCGCCTTTGAGGAGACCGACACCGATGCCCGCAACCTGGGCATGGGCGGAGCCGGCGTGGCCCTGGGGGATTACCTTTCGGCCGGGATGGAGAACCCGGCCCTGCCGTGTTTTGCCCCGGTCCAGACCGCCAGCAGCGGAACCGCCATACCCTTTGGGATGATCGACCTGACGGCTGCTTCGGCCCAGGCCGGTTATCAAAAAAACAAGCTGGGACTGGCCGCCGGCTTTGGCACCATGGGCAGCACCCTGTACCGGGAGAATGTCCTTAAAACCGCAGTGTCCTTCAGGCCTTTTAAGCAGGCCGGCTTCGGGCTGGGGCTTTCGGGCTATAATCTGTCCATTCAGTGCTATAGCTCGGCCAACGCTCTGGGACTGGATCTGGGCGTCATCGGAACTCCCCTGGAAAATCTCACCCTCGGCGCGGCGGCCAAGAACATCAACCGGCCCCGGATCGGCAGCTCCGGCCAGGAAATAGCCCAATGGTTGGACTGGGGCGTCTCTTACATCCTTTTGAACCAGCTGACCTACGCTTTTCAGGTGCAGAGCCAGCGCGGTTATAATTCCCAATTACGGTTCGGCCAGGAATATAGATATAGCAAGCATCTGGCGTTAAGGGCTGGATTTTCCAGTCAGCCGTCATCCTTCAGCTTTGGGCTGGGTCTGTTCATGAAAAAAATAAGACTGGATTACGCCGTAAAGACCCACAGTACGCTGGGCCTGGGGCATTGTTTGACCGTCTGCTATGTCCTAAAACAAACCGCCTGGCCGGAAGAGATCAGCCGGGCAGCTTCCGATTCCGCTCCCAAAATAATAGTTCTAAGACTGGACATCAATACTGCCCCGGCCAAAGAACTGGAAATATTGCCGGGGATCGGCTCCAGAACCGCAGAACAGATCGCAGCCTGGCGGGATAGTGCCGGGGCTTTCGTCCATCTGGACGACTTAGCGAACATCAAGGGCATCTCCCGCCGCACTCTGGAAAATATCGAGCCTTTCGTCAACCTGAAGTTCAAGCCCTATCAACCGGCGGCCAAGGTCAACCTGAATACTGCGGATCAAAAAACCCTGGAAGCCCTGCCTGGGATCGGCCCCAGCACAGCCTCGGACATCATCGAATACCGTACTGCCCACGGGCTCTTCAAACAGGTGGAGGACATCATGAACATCAAGGGCATCGGCCGGAAGACGTTTGAGAAGATCAAGGAGCTGATCACGGCGGAATAA
- a CDS encoding DegT/DnrJ/EryC1/StrS family aminotransferase, with translation MKQDPKYLNRPRRQSMLPFCPPDIGQEEIDEVVDSLRSGWITTGPKTARFEQNLAAYVGAKQTVALNSATAGLFLCLKTLGIGPGDEVITTPYTFAATVNVILHAGAKPALVDVRKEDFNIDPALIAKAVTPKTKAIIPVHYAGRSCDMDRIAALAEKHGLTVIEDAAHAIGTEYKGKKTGSISRFTVFSFHAVKNVTTGEGGAITTDDSEMAEKLRVMSLHGMNKDAWKRYAPGAKRQYDIVQPGYKYNMMDLQAALGIHQLRKLERTIEKRKAMADRYRAGFAGIKELTLPNDDPNGRNCWHLYPVLLDLERLGIDRNKVIELLQQENISSNIHYTPVHLFSYAKEYLGYKQGDFPNAEWLGERQLTLPFYNRLSTDDIDDVIAGLRKVIVGNRK, from the coding sequence ATGAAACAGGACCCAAAATACCTGAACCGGCCCAGGCGCCAAAGCATGCTTCCCTTCTGTCCCCCGGACATCGGACAGGAGGAGATCGACGAGGTGGTGGACTCCCTGCGCTCCGGCTGGATCACCACCGGGCCCAAGACCGCCAGGTTCGAGCAAAATCTGGCCGCCTACGTGGGGGCCAAACAGACCGTAGCCCTGAACTCGGCCACTGCCGGGCTGTTCCTGTGCCTGAAAACTTTGGGAATAGGCCCGGGGGACGAGGTAATCACCACCCCCTATACTTTTGCCGCCACGGTCAACGTCATTCTGCATGCCGGGGCCAAGCCGGCGCTGGTTGACGTCAGAAAAGAGGATTTCAACATTGATCCGGCCCTGATAGCAAAAGCCGTCACTCCCAAAACCAAGGCCATCATCCCGGTGCACTACGCCGGCCGGAGCTGCGACATGGACCGCATCGCCGCTTTGGCTGAAAAGCACGGGCTGACGGTGATCGAGGACGCGGCCCACGCCATCGGCACCGAGTATAAGGGCAAGAAGACCGGCAGCATCAGCCGGTTCACGGTCTTCAGCTTTCACGCAGTCAAGAACGTGACCACCGGCGAAGGCGGGGCCATCACCACCGACGACAGTGAGATGGCGGAGAAACTTAGGGTCATGTCGCTCCATGGCATGAACAAGGATGCCTGGAAACGCTATGCCCCCGGGGCCAAGCGCCAGTACGACATCGTCCAGCCCGGATACAAGTACAATATGATGGACCTGCAGGCGGCTTTGGGGATCCACCAGCTGCGCAAGCTGGAGCGGACCATCGAAAAGAGGAAGGCCATGGCCGACCGGTACCGGGCCGGCTTCGCCGGCATTAAAGAGCTGACCCTGCCGAACGATGATCCCAACGGCCGGAACTGCTGGCACCTCTATCCGGTATTGCTGGACCTGGAAAGGCTGGGCATCGACCGGAACAAAGTGATAGAGCTCCTGCAGCAGGAGAACATCAGCTCCAACATCCACTACACCCCGGTGCACCTGTTCAGCTATGCCAAAGAGTATTTGGGCTACAAGCAGGGGGACTTCCCCAACGCCGAATGGCTGGGGGAGAGACAGCTGACCCTGCCGTTCTACAACCGGCTGAGCACGGATGACATAGATGACGTGATAGCGGGCCTAAGAAAAGTAATCGTGGGCAATCGGAAGTAG